The nucleotide sequence TGATCGTGCGCAAACTGTTTCCCGCCCTCAACATGGACAAGGCCATGGCCGAGATCGAGCACATGATCGTCGAAGCCATGCAACGCACATCCGGGTCCCCGACCCTGATCATCCGCGTCACGCCGGACATGAAAGACGCCGTGGAAGCCAAGGTCACAGAACTGGCGGCGCTACGCGGGCGCGACGGCACCGTGACGGTGATGGCCGATGCGAAAGTGGCAGAGGGCGACGCCACCATCGAATGGGACGGTGGCGGGATGGTCCGCGACAGTGCCCTGATGTGGCAGGAAATCGATGAAATCATCGAGCGGAATCTGGGCTCGAAGCGCGCCCAAGGCGACACCGGCTCTCAGTCTGCTTCACATACTGAGACCGCACAAGAACCTGCACAAGAGGTTGTGAACGACGCGGCAGTCGAGGACAATGAGAACCCAGCAACGGAGTCGCCTGGCGAAGGCTCCGAACAAGACGAAGCTGGCGACGGGACGCCGGAAACACCGGATAACAGCGGCTAAGTGGATTTAGCCCAGGAGATCGATATGGCTGACGAAAAAAGTCTGGAACTCAGCGAACTGGAAGACCCCACCCCCACGGCGCAAGCGAGCGACGACGATGAGGCCGAAGCGACTTTTGCTGAGTCTGCTGGTTTTACCGACATGCCGCGCAACGCCCGAGACCTGGAAGCGGTCTACGACATTCCGGTCCAAGTGTCCGCGGTGCTGGGCAAGGCGACCATGCAGGTCAGCCAATTGCTTAAACTGGGACGCGGCGCGGTTGTCGAACTGGACCGCAAGGTCGGTGAAGCTATCGACATTTACGTCAACAACCGACTGGTCGCCCGCGGCGAAGTCGTGGTGGTTGAAGACCGCCTGGGCGTGACCATGACGGAAATCATCAAAACCGATCGAACTTAATCCTTCGGCGAGACGAAAGCGGCAAAGAGACCTTTCATATGGCGGACAGCTCCATTCACATCACCAAGGCCAAGTCGTCGACCGACATCGCGACACTGATTGGTCTGATCGGTGGCTTCGGCCTTGTGATCGCCGCCATCATCACGGGCGGCTCACCCGGATCGTTCATCAACATTCCTTCGGTGCTGATCGTCATCGGCGGCACTTTGTGCGTGACCATGATCTGCTTTTCTCTCCAGGAAATGGGCCGCACCGCCAAGGTCATCGTCAAAACCATTTCCTACACCTCGCGCGATCCATCCGAAGCCGCCATTCAAGTGCTGCAAATCGCCGAACTGGCCCGCCGCCAAGGTGTTCTTTCATTGCAGGGCATCTTGGAGCAATTGGAAAGTGAGCCGCTGCTCTACAAAGGCATGTCCATGGTGGTGGACGGCACGCCCGGCGAAGAGGTCGAAACGATCTTGAAAAAAGACATGTTTTCAACCGTGCAACGCCATCAAAAAAGCGCCAACGTCTTAAAAAAAGCAGCTGAGTTCGCTCCCGCCATGGGCCTTATCGGCACGCTCATCGGTCTGGTGCAGATGCTCGGCAACCTGGACGACCCCGGCTCCATCGGTCCGGCAATGGCTGTGGCCTTGCTTACGACATTCTACGGTGCGGTGCTCGCCAACATGGTGTTCGCGCCGATGGCTTCGAAACTGGACCGCAATTCCGTCGAAGAAGCCATGGTCAACAACATTTACGTCATGGGGGCCGCATCCATCGGCCGCCAGGAAAACCCGCGCCGACTGGAAATGATGCTCAACAGCGTCCTGCCGCCGGCAAAACGTGTTGAATACTTCGACTGAGAAAGCTCACGCCCATGCGATTGCTCATCATTGGAACTTTGGACGGACAAGTCGGCGCGGCCAGCCAGATCGCGTTGTCCCGTGGCGCAAAGGTCAATCATGTCGACACGATCGAGGGCGGCCTGGAATTTCTCCGTTCCGGGCGCGGCGCTGACTTGGTGTTGGCCGACGTCCAAGAAGACCTCGCCACCCTGATCGGCAGCCTTGAGGCCGAGCGCATCGCCGTGCCCGTCATTGCGTGCGGTGTTGGCAACGACACTCAGGCCGCCGTGCGCGCCATCAAGGCTGGCGCCAAAGAATACATCCCCCTGCCCCCCGATGCCGAGTTGATCGGCGCGGTACTGACCGCGGTGGCGGAAGAAAACTCAGACTTCATCCATACCGACGCGCGTATGACCGAGATCATCAAACTCGCCGACCAAGTCGCGCCGTCCGATGCCTCGATCCTCATCACCGGGCCTAGCGGCACGGGTAAGGAGATGATGGCGCGTTACCTGCACATCAAAAGCAAACGTAAAAACGGGCCGTTCATTGCCGTCAACTGCGCCGCGATTCCGGAAAACCTGTTGGAATCCGAGTTGTTCGGCCATGAAAAGGGCGCCTTCACCGGCGCCGTTGCAAGACGCATCGGCAAATTCGAAGAAGCCAATGGCGGCACCATCTTGCTCGACGAAATCAGCGAAATGGAACCGCGCCTACAAGCCAAGTTGCTGCGTGTCCTGCAAGAACGCGAAGTCGATCGGGTCGGCTCGAACAAACCGGTCAAGGTCAATGTGCGCGTGCTCGCCACCTCGAACCGCGACATGGACAAACACGTCGCCAGTGGCGGATTCCGCGAAGATTTGTATTTCCGTCTCAACGTCGTGAACCTGCAATTGCCGCCGCTGAAAGAGCGCCCCGACGACATCATCGCGCTGGCGCGCCACTTCGCCGCCAAGTACTCCGAAGCCAACGGCATTCAGGCCCGTGGCCTGTCAGAGCAGGCCCAGGCGAAGCTGCTGGCCTACGACTGGCCCGGCAACGTGCGGGAATTGGAAAACGCCATGCATCGTTCGATCCTGTTGGCCAGCGGCGACGAAATCGGAACCGAGGCGATCTTGCTCAACGATTCCCCGCTCACCCCACGAAACACCGCCGCCACAGCAGGCGTTCAGTCGTCGGCGAACGCCGACCCCGGCGCGATGGTCGGCAAAACCGTTTCGGAGGTCGAGCGCGAATTGATCATCAACACCTTGGACCATTGTCTGGGCAACCGCACCCACGCGGCGACCATCCTCGGCATTTCGATCCGCACGCTGCGCAACAAGCTCAAGCAATACAATTCGGAGGGCTTCAACGTGCCCTCGCCCGGCGGAACCGAGGGGGAGCAACCGCCCCTTTGACGATCGCTCAGAGAAACGTCATTCCCATACACCAAACCACTTACAGCAATAGGCTCTAACACCCGATTATGGCAGACCAAAACACCCCCACAGCCGTTGCCGACGACCCCTTTGCCGGGGGACGTTCGTTTCTGAACGCCATCTCGAAGCGCGGCGACATCATGATGGCGCTGGGCGTGGTGACCATTTTGGTGGTGCTGATCCTGCCCATGCCGACGTGGTTGCTCGATGCCAGCTTGGCGTTTTCGATCACGTTCTCGGTCCTGATCTTGATGACCGTGCTGTTTATCGAAAAACCTTTGGAATTCAACACATTCCCAACCGTTTTGCTGCTTGCCACGATGATCCGCCTGGCGCTGAACCTGGCCTCGACGCGCTTGATTCTGGCCCACGGCCACGAAGGCACCGACGCGGCGGGACAAGTGATCCAAGCCTTTGGCGGTTTCGTCATGGGCAACAATTTCGTCATTGGCATCATCGTGTTCATGATCTTGGTGTTGGTGAACTTCATCGTTATCACCAAGGGTTCGGGGCGTATCGCCGAAGTGTCCGCGCGCTTCACCCTGGACGCCATGCCGGGCAAACAGATGGCCATCGACGCCGATCTGTCCACCGGATTGATCGACGAAGAACAAGCGCGCAACCGACGCAAGGAACTGGAAGACGAAAGCACGTTCTTCGGTTCCATGGACGGTGCGTCGAAGTTCGTGCGCGGCGACGCCATCGCCGGCCTGCTGATCACCTTCATCAACGTCATCGCCGGCATGATCATCGGCGTCGCCCAGCACGGCATGACCTTCGCCAATGCCGCCGACAACTTCACCCGCCTGACCGTCGGCGACGGTCTGGTGACCCAGATCCCCGCCCTGGTGGTGTCGATCGCCGCCGGTATGATGGTCACCAAGGCCGGTGTGCGCGGCGCGACGGAAAAAGCTTTGTTCCGTCAGGTCGGCGGACAACCCCGCGCCATGGGCGTAAGCTCGTTTTTGCTTGGCGCCATGTCGTTGCTGCCGGGCATTCCGTTCTTCCCGTTTATGTTGCTGTCGGTGGTGACCTTCACCATCGCTTTCGTGATCAATCGCGGCCAAGAAAAGGTCAAAGCCGAAGAAGAAGCGGAAGCTCAGGCAATCGAGGCTCAAGAGGCGCAGATAACGCCGGACGAGCCGATTTCCACGGCGTTGAAAATCGATCTGCTGCGTTTGGAACTCGGTTATGGCTTGCTGTCGCTGATCAACAATCCGCGCGACGGCAAACGCCTGACCGACCAAATCAAGGCCCTGCGGCGCCAAATCGCGACCGAGATGGGCTTCGTCATGCCATCGGTGCGCATTCAAGACAACATGCAGTTGGACGCCAATACCTATATCGTGCGCACCAAGGAAATCGAAGCCGGGCGCGGCGAGTTGCGCCCCAACATGTTGCTGGTGATGGATCCGCGCGGCGAAGATATCACGTTGCCCGGCGAAAAAACGGTCGAGCCGACCTTTGGCCTACCGGCCATGTGGATCGACGAGCAAAACCGCGAAGAAGCCTTGTTCCGTGGCTACACCGTAGTCGATCCCGCCACCGTCATCACCACGCACCTGACGGAAGTCATCAAAGACAACATGCCCGAGCTGTTGTCGTATGCGGAAACGCAAAAACTGATCGACGAGTTGGACGACGAGCACAAGAAACTCATCGAAGAGATGATCCCCGCCCAGATTTCCATGGGCGGCACCCAACGCGTGCTGCAGAACCTGCTCACTGAACGGGTTTCGATCCGTGACCTGCCGACCATTATGGAGGGCATTTCCGAAGCCTGCGGCATGACCCGCAACGTGACCATGATCACCGAGCATGTACGCGCCCGACTGGCGCGCCAAATCAGCGACATGAACGTCAATGAGCAGGGCGTGATCGTGTTGTTATCGCTGTCACCGGAATGGGAGCAGCGCTTTGCCGAATCCCTGGTCGGCCAAGGCGACGATCGCCAGTTGTCGATGGCCCCGTCGCACTTGCAGGAATTCATCACCCAACTGCGCAACGCATACGAACGACAGGCCATGATGGGCGAGGTTCCGGCCTTGATGACCAGCCCCGGTATCCGCCCGTACGTACGTTCCATTATCGAACGGTTCCGACCCTCGACCGTGGTCATGAGCCAGAACGAAATTCATCCCAAAGCCAAAATCAAGACTGTCGGTCAAGTCTAACCTGGACTACCCTCAAGCCATGTCAAACACGAACCCAGCCCCATCGCCCGCTAAACGCGGCAAAGGTCAAAATATCATCGCCGTTGCCTCGGGCAAAGGCGGGGTGGGCAAGACCTTTTTGGCCATCACGCTGGCAAGCGCGTTGTCCAACAAGGAACGCAAGGTTTTGCTGTTCGACGGCGATTTGGGCCTCGCCAACCTCGACATTCAGTTGGGTTTGATGCCGCAGCAAGATCTAGGTTCCGTGATCGCTGGGCGGCTGACGCTCAATCAAGCGGTGCTGCCGTTCCCCCAAGGCGGTTTCGACATCATCGCCGGACGCTCCGGTTCCGGCGGGCTGGCGAATATCCCGACATCGCGGCTGCAAATGCTCAACGAAGATTTGGCGCTGTTGGCTCAGGCTTACGACCACGTGATCTTGGATTTAGGGGCGGGGGTGGAGCGCACGGTGCGCCAGTTGACCCACAACGTCGGCACCTGCATCGTGGTCGCCACCGACGAACCGACCTCGCTGACGGATGCCTATGCGTTCATCAAGCTAACCCATATGGAACGGCCCAAGCTGGACATCCGCATCGTCATCAACGCCGCCAACTCAACGCGCGAGGGTGAACGCACCTACAACACCCTTTTGAAGGCGTGTGAAGGATTTTTAAAGATTTCTCCGCCATTATTGGGGGTCGTGCGCCGCGACCCAAAGGTGCGCGAGACCATCAAGGCCCAAGTGCCCTTGCTGACGCGCTATCCCAACGCCGAAGCCGCCCAAGATATCGGCTTGATTGCCCGCAAATTGCTCGACTAGGCGTATCGTTCGCAAAGGCAGAGACACAAACCGCAGGGAAGAAACCCGAAAGGTTACGTTATGCCGACCGTACAGCCGCCACCGCCCTCGCCGCCGCCTACTGCGCCGTCAACCGGCCCCGCCGTCGCGGTCGCCGTGAAAGCTCCGGAAACCGTCAGTCAGCTGCGCCCGGGCCAAACCTTGCAGGCGACCCAGGTCGTTCAACCCACGCAGGCGACGCAACCGGCTCAGGCAACTCAACCCACCACGCACATGACGCCGCCAACCGCTCCCGCGCCGACCCAATCTCTGCCGGCCAATCAGGTCCAGGTGCAGACCACGCTGGGGCCGGTCACGCTGCAAACGACGCTGTCGATCCCCAAGGGTGCGGTTCTGACACTGATGCTCAGCCGCCTGACGCCCCAGCCGCAGTTTCTCATCACAGAAATCAACGGCAAGCCCGTTCCGGGAACGCAAGTGGCGCAAGCCGCTTTGCAAAATGCCGGGGCGAGCGCATTGGCAGGACAACGCACCGATACACCATCGTTGAACGAAGGTGCGCGCATCGGCGCGACCTTGTTGCGTCCGGCCAGCGTGCCGGTTACCAACGCACCGCAATCTCCCGCTCAAGCCTCGGGACAAACGCTGCTCCAAACGCCCACACAGGTCGGCGCCCCCCCGCAACCCGCGGTCAGCCCATCCTCGCCGGTATCCACAGCCCAGACTGCTGTTTCCAGTTTACCGAACGCTCCGGCCCCAACGACTTCTGTCGGAACGCCCGCAGGGACGCCAGGAACGGCGCAAGCCGCACCGCCTCTAACGGCGCAGTCCGTGCAAATGCCATCGGGCACCCGCTTTACAGTGACGGTGGTGCGCATCGAACCGCCCGGCGTCGCGCTCAACACGGCTACTTCAGGCTCAAGCGGCGGACTGGCCGCTGGATCTACGATCGGCGGGACCGTCACCGGCACCACCGCGCAAGGACAACCGATCGTGCAAACGCCGCATGCAACCCTTGCCTTGGACACGACCGCCAAAATCGGCGAAGGCATGCGTGTGGTGCTGAAACTGGAAACCGCGCCAACGCTGCCCGACACTACAGACACCGCCAAACTAGGACGCACCGGCCCGTTGGAAAGCCTCGCCCAAGCCAAGGCATGGCCGCAACTGGACGAGGCGCTGAAGACCCTGGCCCATGCCGATCCCACACGGTTTCAGCATCTCGCCAACACGATATTGCCGCAACCGGGGGCGAAACTGTCCACTCAAATGCTGTTTTTCCTCAGCGCGCTCAAAGGCGGCGACATCAAAGCGTGGCTGGGCGATAGCGTCACTCGGGTAATCGAACGCGATCGCCCCGGCCTCACCGGCCGCTTGGGCAGCGATTTCCAGATCATGTCAAAGCTGGCGGATGAGCCGCAATCGGGCGATTGGCGTTTGGCGCTGATCCCGCTGTGGAACAGTGGCGCACTTGAACAGCTGCGCATGTACTACCGCAATCGCGGCGGACAAGACGATGACGACGGCGAAGACGACGGCACGCGGTTCGTGCTCGACGTCGCGCTCAGCAACATCGGCCATGTGCAGATCGACGGCTTGATGAAACCGTCAGCAAAAAAATTGGACTTGATCGTACGTACCGAAGAACCGTTCCCCGACACCTGGCGCACCGACATCGCCGACATTTTCGTCGCGGCCCAAGACATCACCGGCATTGGCGGCAGTTTGGCCTTTCAGGCCGCGCCCGGAAACTTTATTGAATTTCCCGCAATCGAAACGCCCAGCCCACAGCGCGGCCTGTTCGTGTGAGAACGGAGCGTGATACAAAGGACAAGATGAGAGAACGAAGGAACTGCGTATGGACCTGAACGAACGGCGCGCTCTTCTAGCGGTCGATAACAACCTGGATCGCAAACTGGATTATCTGGTCACGCTTTCGGGACATCTGCCCGGCGGAGGCGGCGCACGCCAACTGGTCAATGTGCGCTATGTGCCCGATAAGCTGATTTTACAAGCGCGCTCATTCGGCGCTTACCTCGAGGCCTTGGCCGAAACACCCTGGAACAATCCCGAAGATCTGGCCGTCACGGTGCTGACCGACATCAACAATGAAGTGATCGCGCGCTGGGTTCAGGTCAGCATCAACGTGCCGGAATTGCAGCACCACGCCGTCGACACCCACGCAGTATTGATCGAAGACCGTCAGCCAGGATGGGATAACCCCGCGCTGCTCGGCCGCCTGGAACGCATATAAGCGCTCACAGTCGAAGTCTTAAACTTACAGCGCGTCGCAGGTCTTGTTGCTGTCGAAAAACACCATGCGGCCAAGGCGGCATGCCACTTGACGCACGGTTAAAACAACCATCACGGT is from Magnetovibrio sp. and encodes:
- a CDS encoding MinD/ParA family protein yields the protein MSNTNPAPSPAKRGKGQNIIAVASGKGGVGKTFLAITLASALSNKERKVLLFDGDLGLANLDIQLGLMPQQDLGSVIAGRLTLNQAVLPFPQGGFDIIAGRSGSGGLANIPTSRLQMLNEDLALLAQAYDHVILDLGAGVERTVRQLTHNVGTCIVVATDEPTSLTDAYAFIKLTHMERPKLDIRIVINAANSTREGERTYNTLLKACEGFLKISPPLLGVVRRDPKVRETIKAQVPLLTRYPNAEAAQDIGLIARKLLD
- a CDS encoding motility protein A; the protein is MADSSIHITKAKSSTDIATLIGLIGGFGLVIAAIITGGSPGSFINIPSVLIVIGGTLCVTMICFSLQEMGRTAKVIVKTISYTSRDPSEAAIQVLQIAELARRQGVLSLQGILEQLESEPLLYKGMSMVVDGTPGEEVETILKKDMFSTVQRHQKSANVLKKAAEFAPAMGLIGTLIGLVQMLGNLDDPGSIGPAMAVALLTTFYGAVLANMVFAPMASKLDRNSVEEAMVNNIYVMGAASIGRQENPRRLEMMLNSVLPPAKRVEYFD
- the fliN gene encoding flagellar motor switch protein FliN, giving the protein MADEKSLELSELEDPTPTAQASDDDEAEATFAESAGFTDMPRNARDLEAVYDIPVQVSAVLGKATMQVSQLLKLGRGAVVELDRKVGEAIDIYVNNRLVARGEVVVVEDRLGVTMTEIIKTDRT
- a CDS encoding FliH/SctL family protein, whose translation is MTVAGHKKFLFDRDFSPEAALKMQLEAQAKAASEAEPVEIVEETLADVPVTYTEEELAQARAEGFQAGHTEATRDLTSALEQRLTNTMDAINAQVANLFDAFARDKEEHSRDAVAVATVIVRKLFPALNMDKAMAEIEHMIVEAMQRTSGSPTLIIRVTPDMKDAVEAKVTELAALRGRDGTVTVMADAKVAEGDATIEWDGGGMVRDSALMWQEIDEIIERNLGSKRAQGDTGSQSASHTETAQEPAQEVVNDAAVEDNENPATESPGEGSEQDEAGDGTPETPDNSG
- a CDS encoding sigma-54 dependent transcriptional regulator; this encodes MRLLIIGTLDGQVGAASQIALSRGAKVNHVDTIEGGLEFLRSGRGADLVLADVQEDLATLIGSLEAERIAVPVIACGVGNDTQAAVRAIKAGAKEYIPLPPDAELIGAVLTAVAEENSDFIHTDARMTEIIKLADQVAPSDASILITGPSGTGKEMMARYLHIKSKRKNGPFIAVNCAAIPENLLESELFGHEKGAFTGAVARRIGKFEEANGGTILLDEISEMEPRLQAKLLRVLQEREVDRVGSNKPVKVNVRVLATSNRDMDKHVASGGFREDLYFRLNVVNLQLPPLKERPDDIIALARHFAAKYSEANGIQARGLSEQAQAKLLAYDWPGNVRELENAMHRSILLASGDEIGTEAILLNDSPLTPRNTAATAGVQSSANADPGAMVGKTVSEVERELIINTLDHCLGNRTHAATILGISIRTLRNKLKQYNSEGFNVPSPGGTEGEQPPL
- the flhA gene encoding flagellar biosynthesis protein FlhA produces the protein MADQNTPTAVADDPFAGGRSFLNAISKRGDIMMALGVVTILVVLILPMPTWLLDASLAFSITFSVLILMTVLFIEKPLEFNTFPTVLLLATMIRLALNLASTRLILAHGHEGTDAAGQVIQAFGGFVMGNNFVIGIIVFMILVLVNFIVITKGSGRIAEVSARFTLDAMPGKQMAIDADLSTGLIDEEQARNRRKELEDESTFFGSMDGASKFVRGDAIAGLLITFINVIAGMIIGVAQHGMTFANAADNFTRLTVGDGLVTQIPALVVSIAAGMMVTKAGVRGATEKALFRQVGGQPRAMGVSSFLLGAMSLLPGIPFFPFMLLSVVTFTIAFVINRGQEKVKAEEEAEAQAIEAQEAQITPDEPISTALKIDLLRLELGYGLLSLINNPRDGKRLTDQIKALRRQIATEMGFVMPSVRIQDNMQLDANTYIVRTKEIEAGRGELRPNMLLVMDPRGEDITLPGEKTVEPTFGLPAMWIDEQNREEALFRGYTVVDPATVITTHLTEVIKDNMPELLSYAETQKLIDELDDEHKKLIEEMIPAQISMGGTQRVLQNLLTERVSIRDLPTIMEGISEACGMTRNVTMITEHVRARLARQISDMNVNEQGVIVLLSLSPEWEQRFAESLVGQGDDRQLSMAPSHLQEFITQLRNAYERQAMMGEVPALMTSPGIRPYVRSIIERFRPSTVVMSQNEIHPKAKIKTVGQV